TATTTTCCTGCTTTAAACCGTTTTTTACCGTTACGTTACCGTTGAAAGTTTAACGGTTAAATAACGGTTTATTTACGGTTATTTTTCTGAAAATATCTTCAAGATCATTGCCATAAAGCCCTGATTTTATTAGTTCTTCGTCCGATCTGCCTTTGGTCATATCCCAAATATTTGCGAAAACGCCTATTGCACGAAGTTCTGACACCTTCTTTTTTATAATTTTTACAGATTCATTTTCAATATCGGGTATAATTAAAACTTTATGACCTATTAAACAATTACATTTTTCCTTTTTTAGACCGTTTTTACCGCCATAGGATAACCAGGTGTATCTAGGTAATAAGATAGATCCAACAATGGCTGTTTTCTCGCTTTCAACAAGAATTACCGTTTGTTTACCTTTAAGGCTGTCAATTATTAGGTGTTCTCCAAACAAACATGAATAATAACCGTTTTTATTGGTGTATATGTGGTTGAATTTTTCCGTTCTTCTACCGTTTGTTTTATAGTATGATAGTTTGCATTTTTGAACCTGAAGATTCTTATTTATTTCCCAGAACATTGTAGCTCCATCTAAATATGTGCCTATTAGGTACTCCTCTTTTGCTTTGTCTGTTTTTTCGTTGCCATAGACTTTACGAAGGTAGAGTAGTAAATTATTCT
This DNA window, taken from Tissierellales bacterium, encodes the following:
- a CDS encoding DUF6371 domain-containing protein produces the protein MKKLSLDLKFSTKRNPNLTTPCCSKKNRGSSGSLKFVNYVDLPEQFGFCHSCNKATLPPAVYENENGNRFTYNETLRKYEQLTSYNPSSNLVNRKITATEKPSQKFIEEHVAIESTLIKPENNLLLYLRKVYGNEKTDKAKEEYLIGTYLDGATMFWEINKNLQVQKCKLSYYKTNGRRTEKFNHIYTNKNGYYSCLFGEHLIIDSLKGKQTVILVESEKTAIVGSILLPRYTWLSYGGKNGLKKEKCNCLIGHKVLIIPDIENESVKIIKKKVSELRAIGVFANIWDMTKGRSDEELIKSGLYGNDLEDIFRKITVNKPLFNR